The window TCTGCTCTGTCCGGCTCAAAAAAAGAGGCTGTCCGTTCTTTGTATATTCCATACTGGAGAAAGCAAAACAAAATGGGCCAAGTATCAACTCCCCCGCATCTCCCAATCTGGCTCTCTCCCCTTTTTTAATCTTCCTCAACTGGGTATTCACCCTGGCCCGCAAAACCATCAGACTGAAAGGTTTTGTAATGTAGTCGTCAGCTCCAGATTCCAATCCAGTTACAATATCCACTTCCAGGTCATTTGCCGTCAGAATAATCACCGGCAGATCCATCGCCTTCCGGATCTTCTGTAAAAGCGTAAGGCCGTTTCCATCGGGCAGGTTCAGATCCAAAATCACGAGATCTATTCCCCCTGCATTCCTGCCAAAAACTGCCCCTTCCGCCTGTGCCAGGCTCTCTGCCTGAAATACCCCATGTTCTCCGTCCTGCAAAGCAAGCCGGATTCCATCGCTGAGCGCCTTGTCGTCTTCTACAACCAGTATATGATACATCCCAAACTCCTCCATGCAGCCCTTTAGCCTCAACCTTACCTGTCAGTTACTATTTCCCCCAGCACCTTTTTAAAGCCATCTATCAGACAGACTGGCCAGTCAAAGACCCCGATGCAAGCATACGGGGCATCAAACTAGCAGCATCTTCCGAATCCTGTATAATAGTCGCAAAACAATAAATATGCCCATTTTTTCAAGAAACCCTACGAACCATCCGTTTACATTTTCCCCATCTGCCAAACCCGTACCCGTTTTGCCGTAAAGCCTCCCGGATGAAGTATCAGACAGATATAGGGCATTTTTGACAGCCTGAATATTCTGTTCATCAAACCCCCACTTATTCTCAAGCAGTTCAGATAAAAGTATTACCTGCTCTACAGGGGAGATCTTCAGGGAAGATTCTGCCCAATAGTCGTGGATCCCCGCTGTCAGGTCACAGTTCCCATAGGAAATCTACTGGTAATAAGCATGCAGCGAGGGAAGTCCTGTCTGGCTGTCGAGATTTTGAAAATACCAGTTTACAGAGTTCTGCATAGCAAAAGAAAAAGTTTGGTCTTTGTTCCACGAATCAAAGGAATACTATGTGCCGTCCCAGGACTGGCCAGAGGAATCGGGAGAAATAACGCCTTCCTCCAGAGCAAACAGACCACTGTATATTTTATAACCAGAGTCCGGCAATACCCGTTTTATACTTAAATCTTCATTATATATATGATATCTGCCCGCCACCATATCGTACAAAACGAAGGAACCCTTATTTCCCTGTCCTTTTGCATGACATGAAAGGCATGCCAGACAAAGGGGTTAAACCAATAAAGTATCTGGAAGATACAGCTTAGATAGTTTAAAATGACATCCTTATTTTTATAATGCTGCAGCTCATGAAGGAAAATAAAACGGATATCATGTTCCTCCAATAGAATATCCATATCCTGCGGAATAATGACTGTCGGACGAATGAGACCGTAAGATACAGGACTAGGCACATTACAGGAAGCATACAGGGCAACCCTGCGCTCAATCTTCAGTTCCTCCATACAGGCAGCAAAATGTCTGTATAAATCTTGCTCATTTTCAGCCGTAATTAAATAAGAGGCTTTTTTAATCTTATAAACCGTATAAACATTATAGATAAAATATACGATTGTCACAGCACATCCCAACATCCATATCACTTGAAAAACAGTGCCGGATACATACCCGGCAGAATGGCCTGCGCCCGGCGCAAAATCAGACAGTCCCAATCCAGTAAGTTGGGCGGCATCAAGAGGATCATAAGCTGATACATTTATAATACCCCCAGATTTGTGGTTAAAAACATTTTGTAATTTTAATAGAAACGGGTTCGGACTAAAAAAACTGGCTGGTACAAATGGAAAAAACAGTACTAAAATAAAAATATACCATATATGATACTGGCTGCTTAGAGTCATATGTTTTTTTAAAATTCTTTTCAACAACAATATAATGGCTAAAAGAATACTGACGGTTAGATTACATGACAGAAAATGTCCTGAAAATGTCAAGCTTTATCACCTCGTTTTAATTTTGAATGGATCAGCTCATACATTTTTTCCAGATCAGCATTAGACAATTGAGAACTCGACAGTAATGAAGATAGCAGGGTCTCTGCCTTTCCATTATAAAAGCGGTCTAAAAATAAATGGTTTTCCTGGGACAGATATTTTTTCTGTGAAATGATGGGATAATAATAATACATACGTCCTCTTTGTTCATAAGAAATAACATGTTTAGCCGTAAGCCGGGATAATAATGTATGAATCGTCTTATTGCTCCAATTATGCACTTTGGGGACCTTTTCACAGACTTCATTGGTACTGATAGGCGAATCGGCCCATATGATTTTCATAATTTCATATTCCGCTTCTGAAATCTGAGGTAGTTTTTCCATATGTATCACTCCTTAATACTACTAATGTAATAATTATAGGTTGTGAGTATGAAAAGGTCAATAAAATTATTGCCAAACAACATACACATATCTATACCCATAGGGCACCCCTTAATGCATGTCCTTCGGACGGGCGGACTCCGTCCAGCAAGGTATACCCACAGGGCATCCCTTAATGCATGTCCTTCGGACGGGTGGACTTCGTCCAGCAAGGTATACTTATTAAACTGCTAATGCCCGATAAAGCAAGGGCGGAAAGTTTAAAAAAATTAACCTCTCCGCCCTGTTATTATCCTATAATATCATATCTAAAATTTACATTTACAGACTTTTCATCTTTTACATATCCTTCTTGTTCTGTATTATGGTTCCATATCATCACTCAAATGTCACTTTATCCCGGATAAGCCACTCCCAGGGAGAAATACTCTCTGCGTATCTTGCTGCCCATTCTTCTATTTCGTCAGTCTGCCCTGAATATAGTTCTATGATTTCTTGAGATTCCTTGGAGAACGTATATGCTTCATCATAATACACTGCTTTTGTAGTCTCTTGAAATGTTGTATAATCTGCCTCATCCATCTCTTCCTCTTCAAGCCAGTTTACACATATATCACCCAGCAGATACCGTAACTCATCTTTCTTATTCACTGGTTTTTCATCTTCTTCAAAGCTCTTTATTCCCGCTGCCTCTTTGTTTCTCTCTTTCCAGGACTCCCAGCCTATTGACAAATCATCGCCTGTTGCATAACATAGCGCAAGTACCGTATTAAACTCATTAGGCATCCACGTTGCTCCCGCGCTGTCCGACCATGTAAATTCTGCCGGGTCGATTCCATATGCTTCCAGATATTCCTTCTGCACCCGTTCTTTCACCGTACTCACAAATGCATCCAACTGTTTATCGGTGATTCCGTACTCGTTTAATTTCTGAGATTCTTCCGTATCAGTTTCTTCTTCCTCAGTCTCAACCGACTCTTCTGCTTTTGCAGAATCCTCCTGCTTTGCATTCTTTTCAGCGGGTGCGGAACAGCCGAACACGAAAAATACCATCACTGCCGCCAGCACAATACTCAATGTTTTTCTCATTTCTCTCCTCCTGTATACAGAAATTTGTTACTGTATCTTATCGTGTACAGTAACTTTTATTATGTATACCATTATACCCCCCCCCCAGGTATTTTAAGTCAAGCTGTAAAGGCCTTGATTTTATAATATATCATCAATGTCTGATATCCCCGGAAATCAACGGTTTCCGGGGATATCTATTTTATCACAATCTATCAATATCCATGTGAGTCCGGACAGATTCCGGACAAATTCCGGACAGAAATTCAGAGGGCAAACACTGCCCTCTGAATTAAAACACATATCTCTCCAGCATGTAGATCGGTATCGTCTCTACCTTCTGCTCCCTGCCTCCTTTGGTATCTCCTTTCAGATACAAAAGCCTGTCTGCTTTTCCACTCTCCAATGCTTTCACCGACGTAGACGCTGTCCCTCTTCCTGCTTTTACCTCTATCAGATACCTTAAATCTGATTTCAGGCTTTGTGCAACAAAATCAATCTCTCCACCTTTATAGGTTGCAAACGCCGGGGTTTCAAATGCAATTTCCGGCGGGAAATCCTGACGTTTTTTTAGGTTAATATATACATAATTCTCATTCAGAGTACCGGACAACACACGAAAATCCGTTCCCGTCAGCCTCAAATAATAATTCGCCACGCCCAGATCCATAAAATAACACCTTCTGGCAGGTTTAAATTCTAAAATATCCATCTCTGTAATCTTGGCACAAAAACCAATAATTCCCGAAAAATAAAGCCAGCTTATCGCCCGGTTGCAAGCCGCCTTAGTAATATTACTAGAATAATCTCTCGTCACGATTTTCTGTAGTTCTTCACTGATACTGTCTTCTGCAAGTCCTTTCTTTTCCCGGTTCAAGATTCGGCAGATCGACAGAAAGATCTGAGCAAATACTCTGCTGTCTAAAATATCAGTAAAATAACGGATAGATTCATTCATAAAGGTATCTATGATCTTAACCAGCTCTCCCTGAGCCTCCTGCACTTCCCCTGTCAGCAGGTATGCCTCTACCACTTTAGGATAGCCGCCTACCTGACAGTAAATGTCAAAAACCTCTTTCAGAGAACTATAGATATCCTTATCACATTCTCCATTTGCCAAACCGCAGTATTCTTCATATAGCGCACTATCATACACTCTTAAAAACTCCTCATAAGAAAGAGTATAGATCGTAATCTTTGTCACGTCACCGCTGGAATATCTGAACTCCGAGTCATATACCCGTCCCAGATAACTGCCCGTCACAATGAAGCGACACTTAAACTGCCTTGTAAATTCCCTAATTCGGTTATAGATTTCTGCTGATTCTTGTATCTCATCAATGATAATCACTGTATCTTCTGTGTCCTGGAAGTCTGGCTCATACAGCCGAAATGCCTCGTGGAGCGGATGTTCCGGTCTTTTTGTTCCCGGTTTCCAGGATAAAGCCTGCTGATAGCACTCCATAAACTGCTTTCCTGACAATTCAAACAAATTGATATAGATTTTATGATGGAAGTATTCATCAGCAAATCGGTTGATAAGGTATGTCTTGCCAACCTGCCTTGCGCCACTAACCTCCAGCGTACTGTGGTTTCCACTTTCTTTCCACTCTATCAAACGTTTGTATACATCTCTTTTCAGATACATGGCCTTCCTCCTCTCTTTCAGTATTCTCATTATAGCAGAACTTTTCCCTCTATACATCATTTAATTTTTCCTTTCTCTCTAACGCGAAAACCCTCCGGCGATCTTGTTCATCTCTTCTGCCTTAGTATCTGGTAATACATGACTATATAGATCCATCGTCATCGCCAGCGTACTGTGTCCTAAAATCGTTTTTAAGATCTGCGGCTGCATTCCTTCTTCAATTGCTCTGGTTGCAAAAGTATGGCGAAATATATGTGGCGTTGTATGTGGAAATTCGCAGCCATCCTTGCGTATCTTTTTTACAATACGGTCAATCTCCCCTTGCACCCGCCACCGGCTTAAAGGTTCTCCATATTCCGTACAGAATAAGAAACGGTCAAATCTCTCGATCTTAAATCCCCAGTAATTCCGCTGTGCTTCAAGATAGTATTCGATATCTTTTGTCAAAGGAATATCCCTCACAGACGTTTCTGTTTTTGGTATATGCTCCCCACGAATGCTGCAAAGTTTTCTCGAACTGATCTTTTCTTTAATAAGTCCATCATAATATTTCTGGTAATTTATATAGGTTCCTAACTTCACCTGATTTCTTTTATACTCCTTCATCCAGGTATCAAACCACCCCTGAACGGTCATTTTATCTTTTGCAATATACAGTCCATGCTCTAGTTTATACTTTAACTCTGTCATCTTTTTTTGTGTATCTGTAATCGTATTTCCATGTACTGTGTATTCTTTATATTCATAATAAATCCGTCCTTCGTATCCTTTACTTCGCTGGCGAATCCCCTTTGGGAGCGTCCGCCCTTGTCTATTAACCGCCATCTTCTTTCTCCTCATATATTTTAAAAAGGGGCAAACGCCCCTTTCTTACTCTGTCTGGCTGTCCAGATAACGTTGGAGTTTATGCAATTTTATCAGAACCCGTTTTCCCACCTTAATCCTGGCCCCTGCATCAATTGCGATTCTGTCTGCTGTTGCCTGGCCACACCCCAACAACTGCGGAAGCCTGTCACGAGGTACACAGATTGTCGATTCTTCCATGCTAAACTTGTTCGTTGCCCTCATTATTCTGCCTCCTCCTTTAATTTCTTCTCAATCATATCCCGCTTCAGATATAAGTACCTAATATGATTTTGGGGTACTCCCTTGATTTTCTCGTGTTATTTCTCTGATCAGATTCTAAGATCCCCGCCTCTTTCAAATACATCACAAGTTGCCGCTTATCACTTAGAGCGATCGAATAATCAAACCGCCTGGTTTCTTTGATAAACCATAAGAAAATGCCTATCGTAACCACAAAAACCGCATAAACCTCGGAGAATCTAGGGATATTGCATACCTGTTGGTTACGGATAACATATGATTTCGTCTTAATATACTGCACGATCTGTTCATAATGCTCCGTAACAAACCGGATAAATTCATCGCTATATGAAACGCCCCGAATCAGACCGCCATAGGTTACTCCGTTTACCATTTTTACATCGCTTATTTTTTTATCCTGCATCGTAATTTCCTCCATCTTTTTGTCTTGACGCGTCATTTATCTTAAGATGTCTGCATGGTACACCAAAAAGGAGAATCTTGCATTTCGCTACAGGAAACGCTCAGATTCTCCATACTATTTTGACATAATCTATATTTTTTGATATAATAATTTTTTCTGTATTTCTTTATACTCTTCTTTTAATCTACCTTTGGCAGATATTTCTCCTAATATCTTCTCAGGGAAAAGCAAAGTTCCAGTCTTATGATTACGAAATAACTCTATGTTGGACCTAATCCAGTGCTTCAATTCCTCATACGCCTCTTTATCATCTTTATTTGGCACTTCCAATTCAGCAAAGACATCTTTCGGCGCTTCTTCTATACTGTCTCCCAACTCCCGATCTACTATTTTCCAAATGGTATCTTTTTTTACCCACCCTTGCTCCAGCAATATTGCCGCCCATTCCTCCGCACTCTCGGCTTCACTTTCCTTGAGGATACTTCTTAATTGATCGCCAAAGAATTCTTTCCATTCCCTGTTACATTGAACTATTATTTTTCGGATCTCTCTATCCTCTACCGCATTGATTTGCATCGCCCGCAAATCATCCTGCAATAATCTTCCGTTCAAATCCTTGTAACAACAATATATCGCCTGCTCAACCTGATACATGGTTCTTTCTATAGAAAGGTCAGGTTTTTTTCTATATTGCTCTTTCATCTCCTGAAATTTATTGTCCCAATTCTTTAGTTTTGTAACCTTTATTTCAGGATTATCCTTCATTGTTACTTCATCAAGAATCTTTTCAATTCTATGGTCAAGCGAACAAATGATATAATCCGGAGATTTTCCTTTTAATTCACTTAATATAGTATTATATCTATTACTATAATCCTCACTTGATTCAAAACATGCATTCCTCAAATATAAGATTATTTCTACATAATATTGAATTTTATCTATTGTCTTTCCCTGCTCAAGACAGATTGGTGTATATATATTATTAATTGTCCGGATTACATTTCCTATTTCCTGGGAAAGATTTATCTTTTTATGACTTAATATAAACTCAAAACACCTTTTAATTACTACAAGCACAGATAAACTACCCGGTAGATTACCGATCTCAATCGCCAGACGATAAATATCTTCTGCAAAATCATCTTCTGTATACAATTCTGTGAAAGCTCTGTTATATCCCTCCCCTTTCCATCTGGAGCATGCAAGATCGTACTCTTTAAACTGCTCCCTAATCCCTTCATAATAATTGGATAGCAAGACTGCCATATTCATATGCGTAAGTTTTTCCCACGCATAAAGGTCTACTGACCTCCCCTCTGGAAAATCTTTTTCCGCTTTCGCCAGGGCCTCCCTAATATGATTCAACGTTTCAAATTCATATTGCACAGCCCGTTTTTTATATGATTTTTCGTCAGGCTTCTCGTCTTGACATGTAAACAGCGAGACAAAGCGGTCGTTCATCAGGAAAAGTAATTGCAAGACCAAAAAATTATCCTCTAGCTGTATATTCAGTCCCCCCATCTAGTTCTTCTTTTTCCAAATTGATATGAAATTCAATGGAGGGATTTGCGCTGTCCCGATATTTCTGAACTCTTTTAATGATGAACGGCAATTCATCTTTGAGTTCTTCCTCAGCCTTAACAGGATAAATTTGTTCTTTGAATAACTCATCCCTGGTTCGTTCTAACGCTTCCATATCTGATTCTTCACTGGTATCTATGTAATATTCGTTACCATTTAAACGCACCAAATTATAGCGTAAGCATTGTATCGCCTCTTCATAAAAAATCCTAAAATCCAGATCTGCCTCACAAAAAATATCTATAACACTAATAGGCTCGGAATCAATCTCTTCCCTCACAAATTCTCGGCTCATCTGTTCATAAATAACGTCCCATATATTTTCTTTTTTTGCGTACCGCCTTTTACATTCCTCCACCAGCTCTTGTAAATGAATCCCTGCAAAATCTTCTTCCATCTTTTTCATAATCTGAGGAGTATACCCCTCAATTAATAACTTCTCTCTCATACTTTCCATATAAACCATGGAAACCACCACTTAGACCCTTTCGATTTAGCCTATTCTGCCTATTCATCTTTCATGGTTTTTGTGGTTTTCATGGCTTTTTTCTCCTTCTGGCCTATTCATACAACTATTTTTCAAAAAAGGTGAAGAACCCTCGCCCTTCACCTTCTTCATATATAATCTCCATCTATTTCCTTACATTCAGTAACTCAAACTCTTTCACGAACTGGCGAGTCTACAAATCTTTTTCAAAAACCTTTTCTTCCATAAGATATTTTCTGATTAAAGGCAACGCATACTCCACTGTCTGAATCTGTGCATCCGCTTCACTTTTTGAAGCTACAAAAAAGTCATCATAATCGCTTTCTTCTCGCTTTGTTTTGAGTCTTGCCAGTCTTCTTCCCAACTCTCCCGGAAAAATCCCCCCTGCAACATACTCTTTATTAAAATAAGCAACCACATCTTTATGACGTTTAAAATCAATACTGCCTAGTGCTAAAATCGCTTTAATTGCATAAAACATGGCATAGTATGAGCGATTAATGGAATCTCTGTAAAATCCATTTTCCAGACACATCTTTGCATTTCTTAACGTCTCTTCCGCCGACGAATAACGATACCTAGACAATTCTATATCTTTTATATCAGGCACTTAACCTCACTCCTTCGTCTCTTATATTTCGATAATATGGAAGAGTATCTACCCAATAGGCAAAATGCTCAACATTCTTTACAATAGGAGAAATATCTACCCTATATTTCATCATAAAATCAAATGCACAATCCGATACCATATCTGTAGTCATTTTAATTTTTTCATCTGGAAGTGTCACAAGAATCATCACATCAATATCCGAAGTTTCCGTATAATCACCTCTCGCATACGAACCATAGACAATAATGCTGCTCAGCGAATCGCCATATAGGCTTCTCATTTCCTTTGCAAATTCCTGCATAATATCACTAATAGCGGTTGGCATTTTCTCACCCCATTTCTAAAAATCAGCTTTTTCTTTTCATTCCACTATAAGAAATAACGTTACCTCTTCTCTATATAGTATACGGGGAAACCCACATTTAAACAAGCAGAAGATTTCTCTTTACTCCTCCCACCTGCCACCTTTGCCGATCTTATACACCCTTCTGTCCGCTCGCCGGAAATAATACACACCTTCTGCCAACCGTTCGTTTGGCTCCACGACCTTCCGATTGACTTCCCGCACCATAGCAATGGCTTTCACTCTTCAGTACATACTGCCGCCGATCTTGCCGCGCAGGTATCTTCGGTAAGTTCGGCGGCACGTCCCTCAAATCCTGAATCTGAAACTCTGTCTCATTCAGGTTACGGAAGGTCCTCTCCCATAGTTCTTCTTCAATAATTCCCCATACTTTCAACATCTGACGGGTCACTTCGATGGAAGTTGCTTAGGTTTTGTTTTTTCTTGCTTCATGTAAACTCTCCTTTCAAATTGAAAAAGGACAGAACCCATAAAGGATTCTGCCCGGTGGTTAATGTATCATAGATATTATATATAATTATAAATTTGGAGTTTTACTAATAATAAAGATCGTACCAACCGTCAAACTCTCCATTTCCTGTCAGATTGATAGAGCCACCTTCAAAATATCTAAAGTAATACTCTACCCCTTCTATATTAACAAAGACAAGCCATTCATAAACATCATCTTTATATACCTCGTAGCGGGCATCAAAAGAATATGTCGTATATTTATCTTCCCTTGGGGCAGAACCATAATATCCTAAGGCAATAAGACCTCCATCTGCGGTAAACTCAATTGCCATTTCAGAATCTTGCATATGAAATGCCCTTCCTGCAACAAAGTTATAAGCCCCATCTATTGCCTCTCGCCTTTCAACCTCTTCTTTACTCGGACCATTCATCTCATCTTCAACCTTCTGAATCAGTTCCACATTTTTCTTCTCGAAATCATTGAACACTTTTTCCGAATCAAACTGGTCGTTTGGCACTGTCCCTTCATACCATGAAGTAGATTCAAAATACTTCTGGAACTCTTCCCCTTTGAAAATATACCCATGCCTTGCAAAGATCTCATTTCTTCCGAATGCAAGCTTGTCCGCCTCGACACTTCTGACTTCATCCTCAGACAAATATTTACTGTCACTGTCTGGGAATATATATTGTGCCCTTAATTGTTCTTCTTTTACTTTTTGATACTCTGCAATCTCTTCATCTGATAATTTTTGAAATGTAATTGTATTTACTTTTCCTTCTGCAATACCGCATATTACACTTTCCTTGGTTTGTAGATTTATAAATTTCTGTTCAGATTCTGCTTCTATTTTTTCAGAATAGCTCTCTTTTAGCTTCCCATCTATTTCTGTTTTCTCCATTCCAATTCTAACACCATAAAAAGTCGGTGTCTTTGCCCCTTCGCCCTTTATTTGTATAGTCTGAACTACACCTTCTTTATATACTACCTGGATTTCTTCATCTAAACCTGTATATATATTTTCTTTCCCCTTCTTTTCTAATCCAATACTCTTTGCTTCAGTTTCTGGCTGACTTAATAATTCCTTGAAGTCATATTCTGAAAAATCTGTAACTTTATTTTCTGTTGACTTTTGTTCTTCGCCCTCATCTGGCAAAGTACTTCCATAAACAGCTAATCCTATAAAGCATACAAATACTACCAATACCCAAAACCAGATTTTTTTGTATACTGGTTTTTTCTTTTTTGTTAATTCTATACTTCCGCTTGTTTCCTCCGCAGGTTCTCCACATCCTGGGCAAATTTTCCAGTCAGACTCTAATTCTTTTCCACACTTTTTACATTTCATTTCCATCTTCCTCCTCGTTTTATACAGCAACAGTAAGCA of the Luxibacter massiliensis genome contains:
- a CDS encoding ATP-binding protein, with the protein product MYLKRDVYKRLIEWKESGNHSTLEVSGARQVGKTYLINRFADEYFHHKIYINLFELSGKQFMECYQQALSWKPGTKRPEHPLHEAFRLYEPDFQDTEDTVIIIDEIQESAEIYNRIREFTRQFKCRFIVTGSYLGRVYDSEFRYSSGDVTKITIYTLSYEEFLRVYDSALYEEYCGLANGECDKDIYSSLKEVFDIYCQVGGYPKVVEAYLLTGEVQEAQGELVKIIDTFMNESIRYFTDILDSRVFAQIFLSICRILNREKKGLAEDSISEELQKIVTRDYSSNITKAACNRAISWLYFSGIIGFCAKITEMDILEFKPARRCYFMDLGVANYYLRLTGTDFRVLSGTLNENYVYINLKKRQDFPPEIAFETPAFATYKGGEIDFVAQSLKSDLRYLIEVKAGRGTASTSVKALESGKADRLLYLKGDTKGGREQKVETIPIYMLERYVF
- a CDS encoding M56 family metallopeptidase yields the protein MTFSGHFLSCNLTVSILLAIILLLKRILKKHMTLSSQYHIWYIFILVLFFPFVPASFFSPNPFLLKLQNVFNHKSGGIINVSAYDPLDAAQLTGLGLSDFAPGAGHSAGYVSGTVFQVIWMLGCAVTIVYFIYNVYTVYKIKKASYLITAENEQDLYRHFAACMEELKIERRVALYASCNVPSPVSYGLIRPTVIIPQDMDILLEEHDIRFIFLHELQHYKNKDVILNYLSCIFQILYWFNPFVWHAFHVMQKDREIRVPSFCTIWWRADIIYIMKI
- a CDS encoding BlaI/MecI/CopY family transcriptional regulator is translated as MEKLPQISEAEYEIMKIIWADSPISTNEVCEKVPKVHNWSNKTIHTLLSRLTAKHVISYEQRGRMYYYYPIISQKKYLSQENHLFLDRFYNGKAETLLSSLLSSSQLSNADLEKMYELIHSKLKRGDKA
- a CDS encoding tyrosine-type recombinase/integrase → MAVNRQGRTLPKGIRQRSKGYEGRIYYEYKEYTVHGNTITDTQKKMTELKYKLEHGLYIAKDKMTVQGWFDTWMKEYKRNQVKLGTYINYQKYYDGLIKEKISSRKLCSIRGEHIPKTETSVRDIPLTKDIEYYLEAQRNYWGFKIERFDRFLFCTEYGEPLSRWRVQGEIDRIVKKIRKDGCEFPHTTPHIFRHTFATRAIEEGMQPQILKTILGHSTLAMTMDLYSHVLPDTKAEEMNKIAGGFSR
- a CDS encoding YARHG domain-containing protein encodes the protein MKCKKCGKELESDWKICPGCGEPAEETSGSIELTKKKKPVYKKIWFWVLVVFVCFIGLAVYGSTLPDEGEEQKSTENKVTDFSEYDFKELLSQPETEAKSIGLEKKGKENIYTGLDEEIQVVYKEGVVQTIQIKGEGAKTPTFYGVRIGMEKTEIDGKLKESYSEKIEAESEQKFINLQTKESVICGIAEGKVNTITFQKLSDEEIAEYQKVKEEQLRAQYIFPDSDSKYLSEDEVRSVEADKLAFGRNEIFARHGYIFKGEEFQKYFESTSWYEGTVPNDQFDSEKVFNDFEKKNVELIQKVEDEMNGPSKEEVERREAIDGAYNFVAGRAFHMQDSEMAIEFTADGGLIALGYYGSAPREDKYTTYSFDARYEVYKDDVYEWLVFVNIEGVEYYFRYFEGGSINLTGNGEFDGWYDLYY
- a CDS encoding HEPN domain-containing protein: MPDIKDIELSRYRYSSAEETLRNAKMCLENGFYRDSINRSYYAMFYAIKAILALGSIDFKRHKDVVAYFNKEYVAGGIFPGELGRRLARLKTKREESDYDDFFVASKSEADAQIQTVEYALPLIRKYLMEEKVFEKDL
- a CDS encoding DUF6462 family protein, with protein sequence MRATNKFSMEESTICVPRDRLPQLLGCGQATADRIAIDAGARIKVGKRVLIKLHKLQRYLDSQTE
- a CDS encoding nucleotidyltransferase domain-containing protein — its product is MPTAISDIMQEFAKEMRSLYGDSLSSIIVYGSYARGDYTETSDIDVMILVTLPDEKIKMTTDMVSDCAFDFMMKYRVDISPIVKNVEHFAYWVDTLPYYRNIRDEGVRLSA
- a CDS encoding response regulator transcription factor, translated to MYHILVVEDDKALSDGIRLALQDGEHGVFQAESLAQAEGAVFGRNAGGIDLVILDLNLPDGNGLTLLQKIRKAMDLPVIILTANDLEVDIVTGLESGADDYITKPFSLMVLRARVNTQLRKIKKGERARLGDAGELILGPFCFAFSSMEYTKNGQPLFLSRTEQKLLKILVENRGNTVPKERILDAIWTEGGEFVDDNALPVAVKRLREKLEDDSSSPEYIKNVYGVGYTWVVK